Below is a genomic region from Cottoperca gobio chromosome 24, fCotGob3.1, whole genome shotgun sequence.
GAAAACATTATATTTGGCTGTGGTTGTATTTTCTTTAGTGACCTCAGGTTGTCGCTGTTATTCATTTAATCAATACGTTTGCATTTTCATCTCAATTATATCTGTAATTACATCTTGACTATGAAGTTATTGCTCTGCCCTTACTTTATGTGCAGGGCCTCCAATTAAAGatatatgtaattaaaaaacGTGTATCTAAAGATAATACAACATTTAGGATATTACTACAGCATGCACTTTCAAATATCTAAAACTGAACTCTTTGTTTCATATAGTATTACACATTGGGTTGTTGGGACattgggacagttaaagacatcaccttggacgtggacatttttcactgtttactttaattaattttgcTTGTCTGATGTCATTACAGGCTGTCTATGCCAGACCTCTGACTGGCACTTCTTGAAGAACCTGAGGGTAGAAAAGTGAGAGGCCAGAGTCCTGAACCATGGAGGCTCGCTTTGGTAATATTGTGTTCAGCTCCAAGTTTGACTCAGGGAACCTGGGACGTGTGGAGAAGGTGGAGAAGAGCAGCTCCAGCCCTCCTACCGATATAGCTCCCAGTGGGAGCGCCCTCTCAGTGTCAAGCCTTACTCCTGACTATGACTTCAATGTGTGGACACAGCCAGACTGCGGTGGCACAGAACATGAGAATGGAAACAGGTaaacaaacttatttttatGTAGCGAGTATTTTATGTCATTAACATGAGAGGTCAGCAAAATGCATGAGCACTTAGGGCTGCTGGATTATATCATAATTGTCAATATTGAGATCACGATTATTTAACACGATTACTCATTGACTTTGTAacattatgtatatattgaaaaactcacttttaaacaatgaattttcttcactttaaatataattcaactgaaaaaaacaaatggaaaaataaataaataatgtataaaataaacagaaaaaacaaattaattaaatctaattaaatacatttgatgaaaataaatagatgaaCTATGTTATAAAGAGTGACCTTAATCAATGACTGTTGCAGTGGAAGAAGTTGAGGCGGTCTTTTGCTCCTTTATTGTTTGGTCTCTGGTTGGTCGTATTGCCTTGTGGTACAGTCACCATTGTGTACCAAACCTTGTCGGACTCCTTGAAACCAGCTGTTTCCAAATCGCTGAATTGCTTTTAACGTACTTTTCGTTGACCAAAGGCTCTCATTCCGTAATCCTGGCTCGAGCTGAACTTTTTTGACGAAAGCGCACTGCTGGATATATAACACAAGACAAAACGAGATCATAATCATTGCAAAACGGAATGTGGCACAATAACGTGTTTTGTTTTCACCCGATTGTCCAGCCCTATTAGCAATGCTTcctatagatagtgtgcaaacacgtgacaaaactgtgtgacgtatgcgtgcaacgccaagttggatgatatacaaatcaataatggcgtctaaagcgaacaacagcaatacaactccgccttcttcaaagtatgttgactctctggagtcctctgcaaaggcaagattcagaggaaaaagtccaaatttgcggccgtgacccgtacacgctaaagccgtcggattatattgaggatttagattcattaccacctgattgaatatccggatattgtgaactaccttgtgctacaaacgtcgtgggcaaccaacacacaaatgaaggcatacaagagcttagatgcttaatgtctttgtttcaggctgggttggtagtcttcttaccaaaccagtgaaagatgacagggtgctcgtccatgcccgtgtaaatcactctcaaagagctcgagatacaccgctcaagccgtggtttgtgagtgagaagagtggcgatgttatcctcgcacactgtgattgtatggctggattaagtgaagcatgttctcacattggtgctttgcttttcgcaagtgaagtagtctcaagaataagcaaaacaaaaacatgcacagaagaaaagagcaaatggctgccatcacatgtaaagaaagtgccgtatttaccagtcagcgatatggagaagtaaggtcttacagtgttcgggtatataagcacaaatgtttaacgtaaacattgaaaacatagctttagcatgagctcttaccagatataaagtggacgccacacacacgggtgaattgtgcgttttcttctgttaaatcctcacgagttatgttgttAAACCAGTTTAcaggcgttcggtagacagcaattcatccctcgtTTGTGGATCGttatttttgatgattttaggaaatctaaagaaccgtttctctgggtcatgAGTAGCGTCATGACCAcaagtatacactgcgcacaaggttggcattttctttcaatcttagacgtttaaatacaaagaaaattacgaagcgttgcagcaactcccacgcgaacgggcgccgtcttggttgcgTATATCATCCAaaatggctgatttacgggttgggacgtaagcgtaacgtcacatgcacacgatccaGTTAGTTACATGCATTTACTCGCTGCACACAACCCTTACACTGAGCTACATTACTTAtagcatgtttttgtgtttcagatcATGGTTTTACTTCAGTGTTCAGGGTGCCGCACCCGGGAAGATATTGAAGATCAATGTGATGAACATGAACAACCAGAGGAAGCTCTCGTGCGCACTTTACCCGGCAAGAACCGTTGGGAAAGGATCCGGGACAGACCCACATGTGAGGTATGTACACATACAGGCTGTCAGGGAGAGGATGTGGGCATCAGGAGCCAGAGACGATGAGCGTCAGTCTGGTTTCCGACAGCTATTTTTATCTTTCTCATAACAcgtctcttcttccttccttctgtcACTTTGCAGATTGTAGATAACCAGTTCATCCTCTCCTTCACTCATCGGCTGTTGGAGGCACGCGGCACGACCACctacttctccttctgcttcccGTTCTCTTACAGTGAGTGCCAGGAGATGCTGCAGCAGTTTGACAAGAGCTACCCCAATGCTGCTCAACTCAGTCCAAGCAGGTAAAACACAACACTACACTGTCTACATAACAGACTCCTTCAATTTGGATTCAAAAGTTCAGCGGTGGAAGACGACTTGTTCAGACTTCTAGAGGCTACATTATGTTAGTGATCATTTGTCAGATTGTATATTAAATTATCTTGAGGATGTATTGCTACATGCAATAATCTCTTCTTTCATCCTACCACTGTTCTTTCACAGCGATACTTTCCCCTGTCTGAAATCTGTGTTATGCACATTCTTACACAGAACGGTTGATTTCCAAGCCCTACTACAGTAGAGAAATGTATGGCAGGGCTTCTGCTGTCCTACCACCCAACATACATTTGAACAATGTTAAGAgccagttttctttttcaaaagtaATAGTAACCTGTACCTCAGGGTCTTTTTTGAGAGATTGGCCAGACAGTTGTAGACAGTTGTAACAACAATGCTGGATCAGTAGAGCATTACATGACGTCATATTTCCAAGCCCTATTCATAGAACCTTTCAACCGTGCAAGTTTACTCAATCTTTACAGTTAGTTACATACATATAGTTACAGTTAATAAAATGCAGAATAAAACCAAAGATTCCTGGTTTAGACTGCCCAAATAAAGACAttacaataaaagaaagaaattgcaataaaaataaacctcTTGGTCAGGAGCTGAGTTAAGTATTCCTGTGGtaaaacatacaataacaaGCATTTCTCTCCAGAGTTCCCACCAGGAGTCTGATTTTAGACTCCACCAAGCCCAACCCTGATAGAGTGAAGAAAACAGTTTTCAGAAAGCACCACAGTAGGTGGaaataaactattaaaacagTTTTCTCCTTCAGCTAGAAACATGCGGAATACATGAATAAGAAGCATCCTCATTGTTGACAAAAATGCTCACATTCGTTCCAGTTTTGCTTAAACTGGGCTTCTCATTCTCTTTGCTCTGCGTACTCACCATTCAAGATGCTGCTCCGCTGTAGCTGAAGTAGCTTGCAGCTGAAGGTAATGCCTTGAAACATAAGAGACGGCACAATGGCAACAGACGTCACAGCATTGAGGCTTTGTACACacgttatatattataaacctTAAATATCTATATAGACAAACATGTGTTGACTCTTAAAAGGTAAGTGGTTTTGTAAGGAATCtgcatttgtgtatttaatgttaAATCTCAACAACACGACTGCTGTAAAATATCATTAGCATTATGAATGATACCGCCTGCTCTGTAAGTGCTAAATAATTGTGTAATCCAAGAAAAAAGGTCCAGAGTCCAAATTTggcccaaaaaaacaaaagacagatttaaacacacacatatttatttaaactggacaatataataaatacaatagaaGTAATAGAAACTCCAGGAACAACAAATGTAAATCCACACTAACAAACAGATAATCCACTGCTTCTTAAATGACTTGAACAAAATACTGTAGATTTTCAGTTATCTATGGTACGGTGTTGCCTCTAGGCAACATACCCATTTTTGGCATTTTACATTCACACAATACATCCCCAGGTATAATGCAATACTTTGAATAAGAGGCAGGACCATAAGGTACCAATTGTAGTGTTTAAATTTGTCACATGAGTTTCTGGGGGCCAACCTGAAGACCTTTTTTTCAGACTGTCCCACAAGGATCAGCTCAGCCATTTCTCGCCACAACAATTGTCTGAAAACATAATTTCCTGCCCTTTTTCAGTCTGgaatttttttattcacaataaTATGAGTAAAGCTTCATTTGTAATAgtttaatgtactttatttgctAAGTAATGGAAACTTgctaaaatgcaaatgttgcctTGGGGCAACACCGTACCATTAAAGTAAATTGGATAAATGATGGATTTAACTGCAGTGAACGCGTCTCCTGTACCGCAGGGACTGCAAGACTTTGGCATCCCGAAGAAAAAGGTGTACAGCTTCCTGAAATTCAAAGCTGAAGTTGCGAGTTGCCTTTGCAACGTGAGGAAAGTCTTGAAGAAGAGGGCAGACCATCACAGAATGTTGAGACCTGGATGAGAAGAAGGGCAGAGCCCCTGCCTCTGTGTCAGGTCAACCCTGACCTTTGGCCTCTGTGGGTGGGGAAAAAGGGCCGGTGCAAATACCCTGTTCGTAAGGGTATAGGGAAAGTGCAGTGTTCAAAGTGTGTCACTTATCTATACTTCACTGCTGAGAAGAACTGCTTCATGAATTTCCATAAGCAGTGAGATAGTGAGATATAATATGCTTAAACTCTCGACCCATTCATTCCAATGGGTGGTTCCACAACGGTACAATGCTGCCTGCAGGCAACATTCAGACCTGTAATCttgttcaaatattaaaaataactattttcatattttaagtggCATGCAGTTTTAACCTGTTGAGGCTATTtagtattttccatgtgtttttaaataaatattcaaatttgaAACAATAACTCTTTTTCATTACTTACCATTATGGTACGGTGTTGCCTCAAGGCAACCTACCCCAAAAAAAAACCCCCCCAAAATGTTCTTCTAATCtaagaaatgtaatgtaatctaaaGAAATCTAAGATTTCTTTAGATTATGTTTATTTGGTCTATTCtatgacaaaaaaacactttctttttctttccaaacTGGCATCATCATGTGTACCATAGAGGGTTAACAGCAAACAACTAAACGCTGTCTGCAGCCTCATTAAGAAATAGGTATTCAACAATTCACATTAAAAGTACAGAATAAAGTCCACAACACAACTATATCAGTTACATTATGCAATGTACAAAGAATCTTCCCTAAGTAGCTCACATTAATATAAACTTAAATACCAATTCATGCACTTCAAAGCACAAtgagtgaaaacaaatgaattcaAGTCTACATAATCCAGAGTAAgacatgcagtacagtacataagTAGTTCATATCAActaaatcatttgttttaaatgatataaaatagtgTAGAGGAGAATGTTCACAGGGTTTACTATTTTACAGACATCTTCACTAAGAAAATACACATCATAAAACATCAGACATAAAGATCATGAGATTATACAATTATAAAACAGATTAAGGCATTAAGAcgaataaatgttaaatattaaaatgctaaagAATTATAAACAAACTAGGTGGAAATGTCCATATTTTAGAAAGTGCTGCAAAATTACAGTGCAGTAATTGAAGTTCCAATGACTATTCCTGACCAACTGAGAATTTGAAGTGCACTGTGAGTGCACTTCAAATTCAAAATCTGGTGGATGTCAGCTGAGTGACTACATGCCCCGCTGTATCTCCTCCGTCAGGATGGCCAAGGTGGAGGAAGACACATTGAATGCAGAGTTCTGCTGCGGGTACGCTGGGGTGATGATGGGCATCAGGTGATAGCGGTCACTGACATTAACCTGGAAAATGCAGAAGAACACAAATGTTCAGCTtacatgtgcttttttttaagCAGATTTGTTAATTGAATGATAGTTTCTATATTTATAGTCCTAAAATCCTGATAATTATCCTGCCGAGGCCTTACCCTGGGATCCCAAACAGGAAGCTTAAAGTAGCGGTCCTCTATTCTCTTCAACGTGATTGGGATTGGCCACTCgctgaaacaaaacacaagattgttttctttacaaagCACTCACAAGCAGCTTCATGTACAGAGTGGAAGATAATAAAAGCATTAACTAGATCCTGACTACAGTGGATCTCAGTGCCAAGTGACCTTTAGTAAACCAAATTcaatgtattttcatttcagaAATGGGACAACTCACCACATAGCGTAGACCTTGAAGAATCTGGTCACAAGGGTGGACGCTGTGGCGTGGGGGTACACCTGGCGTATTCCGGCTACCAGCCGGTGGTGCCGGTGGAGCTCTGCTCTTAATTGCACTGAAAAGGGACGTTGGTGCACTAGTAATGCAACAGTTGTTTGGTTTTGATTCTACTTGTGTCTTTTGTATAATATATGAATAAACACTTGTCAATCTTGGGGatacacaataaaatattttatgatGATCCGAAGAACTTTCTTTATAGGAAACGTGTATTTgactcaaaatgtaaaatatgaaatgCACCATAGTCCAAAGATTGCCAGTATTGTGCAGTAGGCAGGCGAGAAACTTGTCAACATAAGCAATAAATcaaataacagaaacaaaacaatcaaaaaagaagaaattgcaCAATTTTAATCAAATtcttggaaataataataataatgataataataataagtgctTTACAATAGGTGAAAATAGACAGCATGAACATAAAAACGGGTAGAATTACAtaattaatgcaaaataaaacagatttgatcaaataaaatacaaatatattagaCTGCTTatctaaagaagaaaatattttgttttctcaGGATAATTAAGCCATTATCACAGAcaacaaatgtgttattctgAGATATTGACATTTCTTCTATGGTAAATATAGAAGTGGATTAGagaaagttaaattaaaatactGAATGATAACATCATTGTGTGGCATTCTTCTGGATCAGATGTGTTGGGCGCATGTTAAAACCGAtctatatatcaatatttttatatggACATTTGGTCAAATTACTTCCATTTCCCAGTTTGTACATTCTtgattcctttcctctcctcctctccttgcgTCTTAGTCCCGCCCACGGGAAATTTGAGGGGAGGAGGCAAGGAAGAGACACAAGGAGAGGGGAGTCGAGGCAACAGGCATTTAGTAAAATGAAATCCTTTCCTTGGAGCAGTCATTTTAAAGTGATCACTTAAATATGATAGAGAGCAAAACAGAACTAAAGGACAGAGAATATTGGACTGACATTTGCCAGGTGACCAAGTAACCACCTAAATGAAATGCTAATGTGGCTCCATGTCTGTTGGAGGTGTAAACAGGGAACAGTTTGCTAACGAATCATAATGAtaatgtgtcagtgttgtgtttacagcttgtttcctGCCCCTAAGtggcaaataaacaaatagtCATTGCAGGTTTAAGGTCAGCCTGTAGCTATTTCCACTGCTCTGATCAATGTATTAATTTCTAAGTTAACATCTCTCACCATGATTGTATAAGCAAGCTAAAGGAAGTGTCAACCAGATGtgtgtaataaatatatgtgttaGGCGTCACATCTTTCGCTGATTATTTTAAAGGCCAGAGAGAGGGTTATAGATTATCTGACAAATTGAAGAGGTTATTTCATACCAACTGTATATTAACTAATGCACCAACACAACTCCGAAGAACAAATGTGGTTTTACAAGTCTTGGAAATTTGACTTGAAAGTCCAAACCTTTGTATACTTTAAGCCATTAAGACATAATGAAGTAATTAGCTGCCAGattaatgtttggggttctgtggaaatcctcagtgagtgaagcatcagtgagacgactcctgtgtgggtttttgttcaacttcatcacagagaaaagctgctcacacaggtatgtgctgccaaacatgcaaagcatctgagcggcgTGAAGGAGGGTcgaggcatcgtttcggggatgaagcttggaaactgtgcagcgcccacagagtcatactttgccttgagtttgTCATTACACTGAAAGTCAATCAGCTCAATTTGCATGTtcacaggtgctgtttccatgtcaactgcaaacggattgctgagcagttgaatttaaatgtctgagctgcaatgttttacttaaaaatggcacagtataattatttattacttgttaagttaaaaaatgtcagctcaaaattgtctgcgagccatatcgcgttatcgaaagagccatatatggctcgcgagccataggttcccgacccctgagctACACGAACCTGTGAGCTCACGTGCAcccagagtactgtctgcctcacctgatgttttttcactgtggctttatgtcacatcagcaagtctaaatatgttacacatacattacatacattaactggactatggaaagtcaggacgcataataaaagtgtctgtaaacattatattggcgaaatacagagagacagcaacaggcacgcgccaaatgcatgcgctcaacctagtttgcaagggattgcgcaatccgaggggaggctcagctcgtcgctgcctcagctcgcatctctcctgtatctgaacagagaatacgcaaattcagagattttgactataaaaatgatccaAATTATTGGAattatacagaaaatgcatttatagcacagaccagtggacaaatatacatttatatttcttttattgttatttgtttttttacttttcatgatgccTCCCCTGACCTGTCCCTGTCTCAAGAAAAGACTTACAGTAGATTGGCCGTGATTCACAGGcgcatctgtcgtcagtcccgtcagtttgtcccggggcagtttcatttcattcacacatttagatacttcctcaaatatgtcttttcccgtggttgtgccatgcattgattgaATTCCCAAAACAATACACCTCGTCAACTGAATTGTGAATATGAATCTACATTTTTGTAAAGGATTTAATATATTCGTTTTATTCTGTGAAATAAgaatgtgatatatattgacCCACTCAAAGAATAGAAATCAAAAATTGATAGGAACCGAAATCGGTAAGCAGAATAGTTCAAAATCCAGACGATACCCAACCCTATATTCTCATGACTTTAGATTGTGAAGTCCGCACAGACAACAGACAGCAGTGGAAGCTAAACTCGAAATTGTAGACTTGAAGGTATGATGTcatcaaattatatattttttatttagtttaagggATTACAGTTTAGAGGAGCAAAAAagtattgtgttttaaaaatcccagccaaatacattttattttaatatagaGGAAAAATCCCATTAAAATCCACCATGGTGCTGTCTCACTGCTGTCATAATGTCTAAGAAGAAGTTAAGTTGTTAACTGTTATTCTTTGTTGTGTCGCTACTGTTCTACCAGTTTAAAGGTAGGCTAATATTCACATTGTAAAGGACTGTTCATTCCAGCCACAGGtgactttttatgttttctccTGTGATTTTCTTTGTCCCTTGGTGTTGCCGTACCCTCTGACGTCACTTGAAAGCGACGACTAACAATGGTAAGTGAGCAAGCAATTTTCTCTGCGGCTCGTATACTTATTTTACTAAAACGTTATATTCGCCAATACAACATTAATCATGGTACTTGAAACTTTAACATCCGTGTTGTCATGCAGTTTCAGGCAACCTTATGTCTTGTTTGTGAAGTAACGACATAATTAATAGTAGGATAGAGCCTACTGGCCGAAGGCTAGCTGCATTAGCTTTTTTTCTCGTTATCCTAGCTCTTAATAGCATTGTCATTCATATTGTAAAGGGTAACGTTTCTCCTATTTTTATCAAGTTTGTGATGTTTAATGGTGGACGGTGTGAAAGTTTGTTTCTCCAGAATACAAGCTAACGTGTTAAATGTAACGATCCTGTCATCTAACGTTAACAGCGACGTAAGCTTACTTTATTGTGAACAGCTCAGCTAATGAGCTATGAAGGgaaatatataactatctacAACGGTGGAAATGCACTGGTGAGTACTTTCTTCTCTGCTATATTTACATAACGttaaatatgattattattttagggTCAAAGCCAGAGTGGAGGCCACGGTCCGGGGGGAGGCAAGAAGGATGACAAGGTGAGAATGACACAGCTTCTGCTAACTTAGTGTCTGAACTTGTTCGTGTGGCTTCTGGACTAAACTAATTAGTTGATTGTCACtgaattttaataataaaattacattttcaaacatattttatattttgaacatttttgatGATTTAACTGATGTTTTTTAATTACGGTTAGAGCTGCAACATATGATTACCTTTTTTAAGTAATTGcctcatatttatttattatatataatattctaagATATTTTCTTTGGCTGCAGCTCTTCTTATTGTCTGACCAGCCAGCCAGACATTTAAACACTGGTCTACTACAGGCTTCATTCAAAACTTAATGTGAAGAGTaaaaaaagcttattttctATATTAAGGGCTGTGTGCCAAGGTAACCAACGAGTACACACTAGTTAATGTGGTTCTGGCTATTACCTTTTCTGACATGTGTCAACATCCCACTTTGTCCCAATAAAGGATAAGAAAAAGAAGTATGAGCCTCCAATTCCCACCAGAGTTggcaagagaaagaagaagaccaAGGGACCAGATGCGGCCAGTAAACTACCATTAGGTAAGGAACTGAGAGTTGTGAAGACGTGGTTTATCCATCTGGTAGCCTGTCTCCGTTATTGCAGCTGTTTTTCATGAGAAGTCTTCAATTCGTGGGTGTCTTGTCTAGCTCTATTTAAGCTTATTGGATACAACTGGGCAGTCTGAGATTGTTATACTATTAAAATTCCTTATTTGGCATTAttgtaaaaaagaagaatacaATCTGATGATAATGATGAGGAGTGGCATGACCTtcaagtttaagagagtctgtgaaataaagtgtttgtggTTGGATCTAATTGGTctttatgtaattattttaatgtacGCTTTCCATATGCTAACCTGTGTTTGTCTTCCAGTCACTCCTCACACTCAATGCCGTCTGAAGCTGCTGAAGCAGGAGCGGATCAAAGACTACCTACTGATGGAGGAGGAGTTCATCAGAAACCAGGAGCAGATGAAGCCTCTGGAAGAGAAACAGGAGGTCAgctcttttatttatatatatatat
It encodes:
- the LOC115003693 gene encoding cytosolic carboxypeptidase-like protein 5, whose product is MEARFGNIVFSSKFDSGNLGRVEKVEKSSSSPPTDIAPSGSALSVSSLTPDYDFNVWTQPDCGGTEHENGNRSWFYFSVQGAAPGKILKINVMNMNNQRKLSCALYPARTVGKGSGTDPHVRL